Genomic segment of Eupeodes corollae chromosome 2, idEupCoro1.1, whole genome shotgun sequence:
gttcgattgatattgcatttgtatctcgatggatatgttcgttgagtagttttacatttggaattatgtatgtgttttccattggggaaaaaaaatcaatctattacttttgatattatttagttttattaatgaaaatggactaactgggcttattttgcaagaaaaaaaaaattggaaagaaaattaataactcCTATCTCCGACGGGAATCGAGTCTAATCAAGCTCGTTTCAACTCGATTTGGTTATTGAGATGATCTTAAAGCTCGCTTTAACACCACTGCGagcaaaccccctccttgaagcaattgttaaattaactttttccatttcttcttgaaaattgtccattagttttagttagttgtttttgctaagttaattttaacatttgattttcacaaaacttttttctatttgtatgttgttttttttttattattattctgacagatcttctttcagtagtaccaatttttcaatactaaaatctggctactgcggatcgttttgttggcaatttctcactgtaatatatatggaataccaaaaaaacgcacttaattATAAATAGCTACTTATCTCTACCATTTGTAAGCAGAAATTGTATTCCATGGCCAGCTAGTTCGTTTTAAGTCTGAATCCAACAAAATGACAACCCTTCAGTTGTCAGTTATAAAGTATAgttaaattgtcaaattgtgaaatgaagtaaaatataaaacttaaaaaagtcatCAATAAAAGACGTCATGAGTGACatttaaaagaacaattttccAACAATTTCTATCTGTCATAACAGGTGATTCAACAAACGCTTTAATTTGAAGGAAcctgaaaattgatttaactcgTTTATattcttagatttttataattattaaaattatacattgaaaataaaacgtcttagaataactttgaaaatcaaaatcttattgtttttcttatatttttttttgtgaacaactaaaagctgtttttattttttgacagccaTCTAACTTGTTTGTCAACAAGGCATCAAAAAATGTGCCCATCTAGGATAGTCTATCCTCACGAGACTGAAcgcatacaaattttctttgacAGATAAAGAATATAGCCTTTCCTTATGTCAATTTGGGtacatctgtcaaatattttatcaaaactttttgaaagaaatgtttgCATGTTATATTTGAGTTGTAAAAATCTTCACTTCTTTTAAAGCTCATAAGAAGTTTAATTTAGttcattacacttttttttagcttttttccgATAATTttccttgtttaaaaaaatgtaaaaacgaTTAATAATTCTCATTTCGCAATAAGGTGACAGCTACACAAATAACTGTAACTGCTATCAGCCGGTTTTTCTTATCAAAACAATaacataaatacaaatctaTCTTTAAAAGGTGTTTGTTAAACAAGATAAGATAGCAACAGAATACCCAGTTAACTTCGAAACACCCTTCTTACACTCAActcaaaactcaaattttaGTACCTTCATCTCCCGCACTTCTTacttcttaaaatataatttttttatatctgtttaccatttgtttttatttatttttcttatggaAAGAGGGGGTCTACCGTCTCCCAAACGCAACTTTGTCTTCgttttatattatgtacatacctaCACCACATTCGAGTCTTTGTCGTTAGTCTCAGCTTGAGCCAGTTGTCAACGTCTGGATCGTTAGTCAGTTGTCGACGGCGCGCGGCGAAAGAGATCGCGCAAAAATAATGAATGACACAACAACTCAAACTCGCGtacacaataataataatcatatgGAATAATTTCAGTTTAATCTCAAGATACACGTACTATACGATTTTATATCTCGTGGACGAATGGGGTTTTCTGAAAATAAAGACAaccttaaaatataatattgtaaaaaagtGACAGTGTCTGACAATATGTCAGAAGTGATAAAACATACGAATGGTGGTTTGATCTATGATCAAAACACAAATGaggagaataataataataatagtttaaaaaaagccgAAGATTATGACGAAATTGGTGAAGAATTCGATTTCAGTGATAGTGAATTAATTGATGACAACTTCAGTACTGTCAAATCTAATAATAACATAAATGACGTAAATGACGTTTTAAACGTCACAGTGAATAATGGTGTATCAATTGTTGATATCGGTCTGTCAAAACCCTCGAATCTTAATCTAGATCAATCGAAAGAAGTGCAAATGGATGCGATATGTCCCATGACACCAAGTAAAATCTTCGATTGTGAAGAGAGTAATGAATCTTCCATCGACACCACCGGCACTGGTAAGAATATTCCAAACGGCCATAACAGTGCCAGAACGGAAGACGTCAACggcgacgactacgacgacgatgatgtaGCCGAAGGCGAAGAAGATGACGAATTGATTGTACAATTTTTAGGACAAGCTAATCAAATTGTACGtaatttgcatacaaaattttagtGTAAGCAAATGAGAtgggaatgttttttttttctgtatttttattatttaattgttgttgtttacctatttttcttcttatgtCATCAACAAGTTGAAACCTTGATGGAAACGAGAGTTtctaattgaatttgaaatatgCCTAATGAGGGTTTCACGTTATATTATTGAATATGGcgtcttttttttacaaaacaaaaactgagaAATAAACATAAACGGATAAACTAAGGCATTGCGATGCGATAAATGacggttttgtttgttttcttttgacagctaacagtggGGTTTTTGCTTATAAAGATTGACATAATATAAACtttgtttacataaataaaaactacggagataatcaaaattatttccaatgTAGTGTTTATGTTTACACTTTTACTATACGTTTTTTTAAGACCATCAAAATTGAcagtcaaattattttcatgcaAAAAGCAACTTCACTCAATGATAAATCGATTTTTGACCGActttaaatttacatatatttgatatttgaatcgGGAGTTTGGAAGAAAATGTTAGTGAATTTTAACGTGTTTTTGAATCGTGAAgcgattttgtaaatttatggCAAATGTTCAACTGTTTTTGTGAAAGCTTAAATGACAGGCTACAAGCTTCAAACCAACTGTTTACCTTATATGCAAAAGACAATAAAACATTTATGGGGTTTTCCATAAGTAAAATacgtaaaatcaatttttcccccgtttttgcattccatgggactaaataaattgatttatttttgatttgagatCAAATCTGCACAACTGGATTTAAAGGCAGATTTACAACACTTTGTACCAATattaacacaattttcaaaaaaatgtttagtcaGAAATTTGACAGTTCTACCACGCTCGTTAATACAAACACAATGTTACACTAATACaatacactaaaaaaaaaacaattccaatcgTGTTTCATGCGCaacgaaacaaaattcaatgtttgGAGGAGTTCTGAATTTATCCATGGAAAACATCCATATAATTTTAATGGTTAAATACCCCACTATGAGTTTGTTCTTGGAAATGtctatataatttttcttagtCAAGTGCTAATTATGGTGGCATTTCCGTTGGTTTCGGAATGACTTTTAGCATTAGCACTGATGTCCGTTTgctaaaagaatttttgttttttttttttcggtccAAGAACCAAAAACATACAACCATAAACAGTTTTACATCATTAAAGTAAAAACACCTCTGTTTGCTAAACTAGTTAGACGCAATTAATCACAAAAGTTTTGGCATGTCTTGAGgctaaaaaataatgttaaagtcAATTTGTCTTCATGTACATTAgactgattaaaaaaaagaaaagtgtgAAACTTATggttaaaaaagtacaaatgtCAGCTTTTTATTGATTGCTTTTGAGATCAATGAGCAAGtattttctatataaatattaaagttgtatataataaacaaaatctgCAGGCCTTTTTTAAAGGCCATTCAAATCGCCTCAAGAAAAAGTCACACTCATGTTTGAAATAtaacagctttttaaaattataaatcgaTTAAGCAACAAACCAAAAGTTCCCTTcaaatttgtatggaaaataaaaacaaacttgatcAGCGACCTCTAATTATCAgtctaaaaagtttaaatttagaaaCCTAGTTGCATTAAAAACACTGTTTGTCAAACTTATGTTTTATTTGTCCCGCGAAcaaatcaatactttttttaaaggattcagTGGTGTTCTGAACTCGAATCTcttatcacatcaggtttttaaaaaacgcctctttaaaaatgttaaagacagTTAAAAACGGTGTTTTGAAAGCTATAAGGGTATGTCCAGAACcatgaaacatttaaaaaaacatgcatttgaaaaaacatttctgaaaagtttttgattttgtgtatGTGTATGTAAATAGTAAATGTCATGAGCAACGGCAATGTTAtccaattgataaaaaaaagaaaagttttgtagaatCAGTTTgacgaaaatttttaaaataaaataaaataaaaatggcgaTGGTTAGAAGAAAACAGTTCATGATGATAAATCTCGATACTATCAAGTCAAATTCTTTAACatttaaggcccaactataataggcatgaGCGAACATAAGCTtgtgtcaaaaacccaacgaaaattcacttaagtttgtgaaattactaagatcgctcttgcttaagtttaaattaacgaaactcagaaaaattgaacgaaacggagatagactccattatgttcactcgtattgagattctattatagttgggcctttattTTTCACGCACAtaactgaatataaaaacacaCTCCATTTGTAagttctttagagaaagctaatcacTTCGTTAGaaagttcgccgccaattcaacgctgccagtgagtgttatgactccgcctgtcatcGAGCGCGTAAGTGATTCTTTGGGCCACTTTTTTCCCACTCGTACTGTAGTGAGAGTCCTAACAGATCTTaatacacataaatccgctggtccggatagtatccccgctattgttctgaagaggtgttcttcaacgctggcaaaaccactacgtaagctttttcatctgtcctagaAGTCTGGTcccgttccgagcggatggaaaactgcatctgtccagcctattcccaaaaaaggcgaatcttcctctctctctaattatcgaccgtttacacttacgtcccttttttccaaggtcatggaaactctggtaaattatcagcttaagaaatatctcgaagaccgaaagcttcttaatgaccgttagtacggctttcgcagcaataggtccactggtgatctcatggttcatgtcaccgaacagtggagcgaatctttacatcgctttaaagaaagtaagattattgcacttgatatttcaaaagcatttgatagggtttggcatcaagctctcttatcgaaaatgcgtgcttttggttttcacgaatccctgcttcattggattagtaattacctttcggatctttcaataaaagtagtattggagggtttcaagtctgaaaaccacataaTAAATGCCGGTGTGCCCCAGGCTCTGTTCTttttccaacactctttctcatttttattaatgatctcctgtctgcaacttctaatccaatatattgtttcgctgacgatagtactcttagcttttcatattcgtttttagacaTCCCTTtacttcggatgtggaactgcaacgacacaatgtgataagttcattaaattccgacctaaacagcattctacaatggggattcaaaaactggctgttatttacaagacttatatacgtccaaagcttgagtataactcccatatctcggctggtgctcctgcaacttacttaagcctcttggacagtactGAACGTAGAGCacttagattgattggtgataataccaaaataggatcatttacgtcgctcgaacatcgtcgtaaagtttcctgtCTCACCCTGTCTcaacataataagggtagtaatgtccccttaagtgtgcgcttattaaaaaaaaaaaacactttagaaAATTGTCTCaaacatttcttaaacaaatgGAACATAATTTAGAATGGCTTGTTTCCTGAAGTGTTTCTTTGAGGTAAAAAACACAATATAGTTCTTAACAATCAAATTTACGATGATTTGGCGAAGTACAAATCCTTAGTGCtgatttaaatctaaattttgtttcaaataccttctcaagtttttaacattatttttatattttttcaaaaaacttgatgTGATAACCTCTTTTAGACGTTTAGGATTcgtaacaagaaaaaaaacttactttcaaatcattttaacaattttctaataaacagttcagcatttgtttaaaaatccaacaatttatgaacatttttcaaacaaatattgacGATAGGGCTTGTAGAATTCGAAAACcatcacaaattttattgaaaaaaaaactacttccttttaatttttttgaatttgaaaaagtaatttCTCAAATACTAAATGTGATGGAGTGACTatgaagtcggatttgaatttAATCTATCAGAACCCATcggaaaagtgcaatttgattACAATAAACAAACCCTAGCCAtccagtaaaatatttttgtttttttgaatcatTCTAATGTACAAAGATATTTGTGACTCCTTTGATGACAAGAAATATGaagttccttttttatttaatattgagAAGATTTATTGTATTTGGATTCCAGTCAGTCCTTTTCCTTCCATGATTTATAAAACTACTTGTTTAAGTGATTAATATTAACAATTTCTCCCAAATTCTTAGCCAATTTTCAGTTCAATTAATAACCAAAACTTTCAATAGTCCGTGTTTTTGAAAACCGGAGACATCTTTTACAAACCAAATATGGTTAGTTGCCAGAAAATGACTCATGATTTTATAGAGTTTCATTAACACATGTGTTGTGTACCTGTCTTATGCCTGTAAATCATTGAATCATCAAGGTTTTGCAGAATTGCAAAGAAACTATAAATAGCTGAAGTTAAGTTAAACCGtggtaatgttttgttttttacaaacttaACATTTATGTTGACCAAACTGAGTGGAAAGAAAACTCCCTCCCATCGTGTCAAGCTCAGTTTACAGACCGCATGCGGAAGAACCACCCACATGTTGCTGGCTTAAGAAGACTTAACCTAGGCGGTTATTAGATAATTGCTGCTTAACAAACCGGAAAATGGTTATAAGGTCGGACGCCATCAATTTAATGTCTCATGCAAGATTACAAGTCCAAACCTACCgacaacaaaacgaaaaataataaaaaccaacaacaaaaaaaaacccaaagccAACATCAAGACAATGTGCGTATTGAATTACAGACATGGAACATATCGCACGACAGGCacagctgctgctgctgcttctgacCTAGCTAGCCTAGCTTAGTATCAACCGCCGCTGCCTTGacttgaaattgaaatgtatgACTCGGCTTTGTTAAACTTCTATTTCCACTACACCAGCTCCAcacacaaaatgttttaatctttttctttttatttattaatttccattttatttgtttgttttgggtTTTAAGTAGAAAGTATCTTGACgcgattatatttattttatcaacaatttagccattaaaatttaattgtttcgctgtAATTGGTTATGTCGTTTTTAATTAACATACGACAATTCAAGTTCAAGTTGAGCAACTTTTCGTTCATTCGTCGGTCGTTTCGAAGTAAGAACgaccataaaacaaaaacagataaaaaataaaacttacaaacaaaaattgtcaattaaatgCAACATGATGTTGATGTGGCCATAATtgttccatcatcatcatcttatcatcatcatcgtcatcattggCTTGATTTTGGTTTTAGTGTACAGATCCAAACGACGAATGTAGATATAACATTTTGTGGCATTTCTATGATTGCAATGTTCAAGGAATAATAAATCAATTCGAGCCATAATCCAAAAGTCGAACGTATTTGGCCAGAActtgtttgaaaaatcaagtATAACAAGTAACAAGTGAAAGATGCATGCTTGGGAGTCTTTCTGGGAaatgaaaatatgtacatagtaaaataaaactgaaaaacaaaaatgtcaacaaagttTGCAACTTTGTATCGTCTTATAGTTCCATGGTCTATTATTCATGGGAGTTCTTCAAGACCTATTGATTAAGgaattttaagaattataaGTAGTTCCCTAGAAACATGCCCAGTGAAATCATAATTACTTATTTTATATGCAGTCACATTCTTGAagagttttataaaacaaaccttACAAGTTGCAACCTATGAggcatattttcttcaaaattcaacattgaagctattttatttttcaccagGAACTAATGATACATACATTATATCAAACTTAACTGCTTATGACTTTCCTTATAAGTCGAGGATTCTGATATTGAATCAACAAGCATTTTTGTGCCCAATTTGTCCTTAAAACCTCCATTACATAAATCTCATTTATGTAATTCtcattcttaaaagaaaatcaaactcttctaaatttataatttttctgtttCAGGCTGAAGCAAGACTGGCAGCCAGACGGCAAGCACGTGCCGAAGCACGAGAAATTCGCATGCGCGAATTGGAGCGCCAGCAAAAAGAACTGGAGCAAAATGCTGATCGAGTATTTGATATGCAAACAGCAGCCGGCATTGATCCTCTGGCTAGATCGCGTCTCAACGCATCCAGTGTCACCGGAGTGGTTAATTCGGTACGTGCCAGCTCTATGTCCTCCCGCAGAAGTAGTGAAGATTCCCTGGAAGAGGAAGGACGTAGCTTACGTGATATTAGGCATGAACTCAAGGTATTAAACATTAACCCACAATATTGTGCTCTTTAACTCTGACctattattttctgttttttctttaattaaggATGTCGAGGAACGTTTTCGAAAAGCAATGATAGCCAATGCACAACTAGACAATGAACGAGCCTCACAATCTTATCAAATTCAATTGCTTAAAGATAAACTGGAAGAAATGGAAGAATCCTTTTCCCAGTTGCAGCGTGAATTTAAAGAGAAAACACGTGAATGTAACGCTTTTAAGCGTAACCTTGACAAATTGACAGAAGAACTGAAACTTGTTAATGGCCAGTTAACCGAACGGGATGCGCT
This window contains:
- the LOC129944165 gene encoding leucine-rich repeat flightless-interacting protein 2 isoform X2, which gives rise to MSEVIKHTNGGLIYDQNTNEENNNNNSLKKAEDYDEIGEEFDFSDSELIDDNFSTVKSNNNINDVNDVLNVTVNNGVSIVDIGLSKPSNLNLDQSKEVQMDAICPMTPSKIFDCEESNESSIDTTGTGKNIPNGHNSARTEDVNGDDYDDDDVAEGEEDDELIVQFLGQANQIAEARLAARRQARAEAREIRMRELERQQKELEQNADRVFDMQTAAGIDPLARSRLNASSVTGVVNSVRASSMSSRRSSEDSLEEEGRSLRDIRHELKDVEERFRKAMIANAQLDNERASQSYQIQLLKDKLEEMEESFSQLQREFKEKTRECNAFKRNLDKLTEELKLVNGQLTERDALIAEQGLVIVAVENEDGSDAKRALVTLENAQLLGSVQGSLDVRLKKFSEEKIQLQAEVQNLQDQLENVKTQGRGRGNSMNGTLGSDEDYEAQREANKIISDYKYKLQKAEQEIASLQASLARSETQVIRYKSTAEAAEKAEAELKIERRKLQREELVIHFWDECHCQ
- the LOC129944165 gene encoding leucine-rich repeat flightless-interacting protein 2 isoform X1 — encoded protein: MSEVIKHTNGGLIYDQNTNEENNNNNSLKKAEDYDEIGEEFDFSDSELIDDNFSTVKSNNNINDVNDVLNVTVNNGVSIVDIGLSKPSNLNLDQSKEVQMDAICPMTPSKIFDCEESNESSIDTTGTGKNIPNGHNSARTEDVNGDDYDDDDVAEGEEDDELIVQFLGQANQIAEARLAARRQARAEAREIRMRELERQQKELEQNADRVFDMQTAAGIDPLARSRLNASSVTGVVNSVRASSMSSRRSSEDSLEEEGRSLRDIRHELKDVEERFRKAMIANAQLDNERASQSYQIQLLKDKLEEMEESFSQLQREFKEKTRECNAFKRNLDKLTEELKLVNGQLTERDALIAEQGLVIVAVENEDGSDAKRALVTLENAQLLGSVQGSLDVRLKKFSEEKIQLQAEVQNLQDQLENVKTQGRGRGNSMNGTLGSDEDYEAQREANKIISDYKYKLQKAEQEIASLQASLARSETQVIRYKSTAEAAEKAEAELKIERRKLQRENREAMERLEELETSNNHLLKRLDKLKNAKSALLKEL